Proteins co-encoded in one Desulfitobacterium hafniense DCB-2 genomic window:
- a CDS encoding LytR/AlgR family response regulator transcription factor codes for MLTAGLNISLCDDGALQRAYVKLIIQDYESRCGVRFNLYEFSSGEELLAKFNENPNLFDLFFLDHRMKKITGLEAASYIRQRNKACHIVFITASEEQEDFAAVSPLRVLNKPAQPAAIWDILDKVSAERISCSHSG; via the coding sequence ATGCTGACCGCCGGGTTGAATATCAGCCTGTGTGATGACGGTGCACTTCAGCGAGCGTACGTGAAACTTATCATTCAGGACTATGAAAGCAGATGCGGAGTCAGGTTTAACCTTTATGAATTCAGCAGCGGAGAGGAACTGCTGGCGAAATTCAACGAAAACCCTAATCTATTTGATCTTTTCTTTCTGGATCACCGGATGAAAAAGATCACCGGTCTTGAGGCTGCCTCCTACATAAGGCAGCGCAATAAAGCCTGTCACATCGTTTTTATAACGGCGTCGGAGGAGCAAGAGGATTTTGCAGCCGTGTCGCCGCTCCGGGTCTTGAATAAACCGGCCCAGCCAGCAGCCATCTGGGACATCCTGGACAAGGTCTCGGCAGAAAGAATAAGCTGCAGTCATAGTGGATGA